In a single window of the Penaeus chinensis breed Huanghai No. 1 chromosome 4, ASM1920278v2, whole genome shotgun sequence genome:
- the LOC125047809 gene encoding innexin inx2-like: MYDVFGSIRGLLKIDGVSIDNNIFRMHYKATMFILVAFSLLVTQKQYFGDPIDCIVEGVDSGIMDTYCWIHSTFTIPSLTGAKVGEEVPHPGIANPNIHGPDDHYQTKHHKYYQWVTLFLYLQAIMFYIPRYLWKIWEGGKVKMLVMQLNSPIVDDDAKRERKQMLVNYFSLNLHNHNFYAFRFFACEVLNFVNVIGQIYFTDRFLGYEFTTYGTRVLQFSEQEIGTRHDPMDEVFPKVAKCTFHKYGASGTVERHDGLCVLPLNIFNEKIYIFLWFWFIIVAVISGVGLLYRMATFTPAFRQILLRTRSRLASSDNVEAISRKCQIGDWFVLYQLAKNMDPLIYKEFITELANKLQGKGPV, translated from the exons ATGTATGATGTGTTCGGGTCGATCCGCGGTCTATTGAAAATAGACGGCGTGAGCATCGACAACAATATCTTCCGCATGCACTACAAAGCCACGATGTTCATCCTGGTGGCGTTCAGCCTGCTGGTGACGCAGAAGCAGTACTTCGGCGACCCGATCGACTGCATTGTCGAAGGCGTCGATTCGGGGATTATGGATACGTACTGCTGGATCCATTCGACCTTTACGATACCCTCTTTGACGGGCGCGAAGGTTGGAGAGGAGGTTCCCCACCCGGGCATCGCCAACCCCAACATCCACGGGCCCGACGACCACTACCAGACCAAGCACCACAAGTACTACCAGTGGGTGACGCTCTTCCTGTACCTTCAG GCTATCATGTTCTACATCCCAAGATATCTTTGGAAGATCTGGGAAGGTGGTAAGGTAAAGATGCTGGTGATGCAGCTGAACTCCCCCATTGTTGATGACGATGCCAAGCGAGAACGCAAGCAAATGTTGGTCAACTACTTCAGCCTCAACTTGCACAATCACAATTTCTACGCCTTCAGATTTTTCGCGTGCGAGGTCTTGAATTTCGTCAACGTTATTGGACAAATCTACTTTACTGACAG ATTCCTTGGCTACGAGTTCACGACATACGGCACCCGAGTACTTCAGTTCAGCGAACAGGAAATCGGCACTCGCCACGACCCCATGGATGAGGTGTTCCCCAAGGTAGCAAAGTGCACATTCCACAAATACGGAGCTTCAGGCACCGTCGAGCGACATGACGGCTTGTGTGTGCTCCCCTTGAACATCTTTAACGAGAAGATTTACATCTTCCTTTGGTTCTG GTTCATCATTGTAGCTGTGATCTCCGGCGTTGGCCTGCTCTACCGCATGGCCACCTTCACTCCTGCATTCCGCCAGATCCTTCTAAGGACTCGCTCCCGACTCGCATCCTCCGACAACGTAGAGGCCATCTCCCGCAAGTGCCAGATTGGAGACTGGTTCGTTCTTTATCAACTAG cCAAGAACATGGACCCACTGATTTACAAGGAGTTCATCACCGAACTGGCGAACAAGCTTCAAGGAAAGGGCCCAGTCTAA